In Actinomadura luteofluorescens, the sequence GCTGCGGACGGCCTATGGAACCGCCTCAGGCGCGGAGGGCGACGCGGCGATGGCCGAGGCGGGCGGGTCCATGCCGCTCGGACGGTTCGGGACGGCCGAGGAGGCCGCCTCCGCCGCCCTGTTCGTCATGGCCAACACCTACATGAACGGGGAGATCCTCACGGTGGACGGAGGCCAGTCCCTCGTCTGAGCAAGGGGCGGGCCCCTGACCGGCGTCCGGTTGGTCAGGGGCCCGAAGTCTCGGCTGTCTGAGGGGCTGGGAGTACCCCTTCTGCGAACAGCTCAGCCGAGACCGCTCTTGATCGCGGTGATCAGCTCACCGCCCGTCGTGTCGCCGCTGAGTTCCCAGAAGAAGGCGCCGCCGAGACCCTGGTCTCCGGCGAAGCCCATCTTCCCGCGGATGGTGGACGGGGTGTCGTAGCTCCACCACTCGCCGCCGCACTTGCCGTAGGCGGTTCCGGCGACCGTGCTCGTCGCGGGGCACTTGCCCTTCAGGACCTTGTAGTCCTCGATGCCGGCCTCGTAGGTGCCGGGCGCGGCGCCGGTCGCGGTGCCGCCCGGCTCGGACTGGGTGACGCCCGTCCAGCCGCGGCCGTAGAAGCCGATGCCGAGCAGCATCTTGCTCGCCGGCACGCCCTTGGCCCTGAGCTTGGCGATGGTGTCGGTGGTGTTGAAGCCCGCGTGGGGGATGCCCGGGTAGGACGTGAGCGGCGAGTGCGGCGCCGTCGGTCCCTTGGCGTCCCAGGCGCCGAAGTAATCGTAGGTCATGGGGTTGTACCAGTCGACGTACTGGGCGGCGCCCCCGTAGTCGGTGACGTCCATCTTCCCGCCGTCGGAGGCGTCCGCGGTGATCGCGGCGGTCACGAGATTGCCGGACCCGAACTTGGCGCGCACCGCCGCCATCAGCTTCCTGAAGGCGTCCGGCCCACTGGTGTCGCAGGTCAGGCCGCAGGCGTTCGGGTACTCCCAGTCGATGTCGATCCCGTCGAACACGTCGGCCCAGCGCGGGTCCTCGACCAGGTTGTAGCAGGACTCGGCGAACGCGGCGGGGTTCTGGGCGGCCTGGCCGAAGCCGCCGGACCAGGTCCAGCCGCCGAACGACCACAGCACCTTCAGGTTCGGGTGCAGCTTCTTCAGCTTGCGCAGCTGGTTGAAGTTGCCGCGCAGCGGCTGGTCCCAGTTGTCGGCGACGCCGTCGACGCTCTGGTCGGCGGTGTACGCCTTGTCGTAGTCGGCGTAGGAGTCGCCGATCGCGCACCGGCCGCCCGTCACGTTGCCGAACGCGTAGTTGATGTGCGTGAGTTTGGCGGCCGAGCCGCTCGTCTCGACGTTCTTGACGTGGTAGTTGCGCTGGTAGACGCCCCAGTTGGTGAAGTACCCGACGACCTTGTCGCCGCCGCCTCCGGGGTTGCCGCCGCCGCCTTCGTCGGTGGTGACCGACACCGATGCCGACGCGGGGGAGGTGTTCCCGGCGGCGTCCTTGGCCTTGACGGTGAATGTGTAGGCGGTCTTGGCCGACAGCCCGCCGACGGTGGTGCTGGTACCGGTCACCGACGCGGCCTTGGTGGAGCCGTTGTAGACGTCGTAGCCGGTGACGCCGACGTTGTCGGTCGCTGCGGTCCACGCCAGCGACACGCTGGTGGCGGTCGTGCCTGTGGAGCGGAGGCCGGACGGGGCCGAGGGGGCCTCGGTGTCCTTCTCGGGGGGCGTGGAGCCGTCGCAGGTCGCGCCGTTGATCGTGCAGCCGGTGAACCAGCCGGAGCCGGTGCCGCCGAACCCGAAGCTGGTGGTCGCGCCCGCGGCGATCGTGCCGTTCCAGCCGGTGTTGGCGAACGTGTAGTGGTTCCCGGAGACGGTCTTGGTCGCGTTCCAGACGTTGCCGACGGACGTCCCGGACGGCAGGTCCGCCTCCAGCTTCCAGCTGCTGATCGCCGCGCCGGTGCCGTTGGTGATGGTGCAGTTGCCGTCGAAGCCGGTGCCCCAGTCGGAGGTCTTCTTGCAGGTGGCGGTGACGGCCTGCGCCGACGACGCCGGGGGCGCCGTGAGCAGGGCGGTGGCCGCCGCCAGTGTCGCTGCGCCGGCGAGCGCGATGGCCCGCCGTCCGCCCGGTCGTGACATGGTTCTCCGTTCGGTTCGGCCCCCGAAGCAAACAGGAATCCCCGCCAATTCTTAGGAAAGTTTCCTAAGAATTGCGCCGATCGTAACCGCGCCGAACGGCGCCGACAAGGGCCTGCGGGAGACCCGCAAGCGCCCGTGCGAGTGGTCTAAGCGACTGCCTGGACCCATACGGTCACCCGGCCGCCGAGAAAAGTTCAGGGCGCGCCGAACCAGCCCGGCATGTCGAGCCGCCACAGGTCCGCGG encodes:
- a CDS encoding glycosyl hydrolase family 18 protein, whose translation is MSRPGGRRAIALAGAATLAAATALLTAPPASSAQAVTATCKKTSDWGTGFDGNCTITNGTGAAISSWKLEADLPSGTSVGNVWNATKTVSGNHYTFANTGWNGTIAAGATTSFGFGGTGSGWFTGCTINGATCDGSTPPEKDTEAPSAPSGLRSTGTTATSVSLAWTAATDNVGVTGYDVYNGSTKAASVTGTSTTVGGLSAKTAYTFTVKAKDAAGNTSPASASVSVTTDEGGGGNPGGGGDKVVGYFTNWGVYQRNYHVKNVETSGSAAKLTHINYAFGNVTGGRCAIGDSYADYDKAYTADQSVDGVADNWDQPLRGNFNQLRKLKKLHPNLKVLWSFGGWTWSGGFGQAAQNPAAFAESCYNLVEDPRWADVFDGIDIDWEYPNACGLTCDTSGPDAFRKLMAAVRAKFGSGNLVTAAITADASDGGKMDVTDYGGAAQYVDWYNPMTYDYFGAWDAKGPTAPHSPLTSYPGIPHAGFNTTDTIAKLRAKGVPASKMLLGIGFYGRGWTGVTQSEPGGTATGAAPGTYEAGIEDYKVLKGKCPATSTVAGTAYGKCGGEWWSYDTPSTIRGKMGFAGDQGLGGAFFWELSGDTTGGELITAIKSGLG